CTTAAACAAATTAGaatttgatgtcatatgattgCAACAAGCGAAGTCAAAATACCATGATTTAGAATTACTAGAAGCTACGGACATTGCATAAAAGACAAAGGATTTAGAAGTACCGGATTCTCGAAAAATGGAATGAAAATTCTCTAATGAGAAGGTCACAAATAATCCATTGGAAGAAGCCTCTACAATAGCAACATTAACCAATGGATGTGCACATGAACCTCGGATTCGAGATTAATTATCATGCCTGATAGGTTGCTTAGGTCGTAATTGATGGCAATTGGACATTGAAATTTCTTATTTGTCCATAATATACATTTTACTAGTTTCAACACGGTAGATTGGACGACGAATGTGAAGAAACCTATACCTGAAGAGCTAAAATGGTGGACTCAGCACGTCAAAATACCATGGGAATTGATCTAATGGGTTGCAAAGTGCCTAAACCATCAAAAAAGCATCAAATCTGTTGGAAATACTGTCGGAATAGGGCCGTATGAAATCCGACTGAAGCAATCTGGTCAATGATGGTTAGCGGGTTAGACCGGTAAGCTGACATCACGGATGACGTCAGCAATGTCGTAGTGCCCTCCCGTCTTTTGGCGTGTAGCAGAGGTGGCGCATGGAAGGGCGTGCATCGGTTGGTCGCAACGCAATTGAGTTTGGGCAAATTTGTCAGAGCTTCAGGAGGCTGACGGTGGTGGTCATAGATGGAAAAGAGtgacaaaaatggaagaaatagCTCCCAAAGGCCTGGGCTCGGTGGTTTAAGAGGTGGGGCAAGCTAAGAAAGCATTAACACTTTTCAAAAGTTTCCGTGTCATGTCTGAAACTTCGACACATGTCCAAAACGCGGACATGAAGAGGAGGCCACACAATTCAATATGCGGCCACATATAGAGATATAtgtgagaaaagagagaggggagaacGTGAGTTCTCTTGGCCAAGCTTTTGCCGAGAccctgccaccgccgccgcagCGCTCTCATCATCCATGACAACTTGCCAACAAGCCGCAAGCCCTGCTGTGCCGAGCTCGCTGTCCTCAACCTTGACGATGCTGCAGCTCTAGTCTCACCACGTTGACGACGAAGCTGCTGTCCACTCCATGACAACGCTGAGTTGCTGATCTCGCCGCCTGCACCACCGGTGCTGTACCACCTGTCCTCGAGTCACGCTGCAAGGCATAGCCAACGTTTGCCGAGCCTTAGTTTTCTTCTGCAGGCTGTTCTTTGGTTCAATATTAATCCATGTTGTCTTAAAAAATGCTAGTTTGATTCGCGAGTGATATGCAAagaaacataaagaaaaatcgTGAGTGGGAGTcaagaaagaaatattgcaGTGCCTTTGTAGATTGAAGATGGTGATCCAGCAGTGATGTTCAAGAGTGCAGTTTCACAATTCGGTCAAACACCCACTCGCAGTCAAGTTCAACAagagcaaaatttcttcaaagctACGAGacaaaaggaggaagagatCGTGGGAAGTTGGGGGACGCGTGGCAACGTGGAGACCCTTTTCCCTTGTAGTTCCCGAGCGCCCCACATACTCAAGTCGCGAGCTTCACCGCTTCAATTCACGAGCCCTACTGAATCCATCATTGGTCGTGAACCGAGAATCCTTGGCTGAGACGGCATCACAGGCAGCCATCCTATACCACGGACGACCACTGAGAAGTCCACACCAACACCAGCCGCTGCTGTGAGCCGATCACCCACCGCCATTCCTGCGATCCATTGTCCATTCGAATTTGGAACCACCACATTTCGTCAATTGGATAAGAATCTTGATTAATTCGATTTTTCCATGTATTGCTGCCTAATTTATAAAATTGTGATCTTGTTTGAATTTTCGTTCGATATTGTCATATCTTAAAGAAACTTTTTGAATTCCCgtgaatttggaaattttcctaatttaacaAAGTGCATACGATGGAAAGTCCAATTTCATGCTCGCAATATGACTCACGATCtcatgaaaaatcatcaatccgATCTCATACCTAAAATACGGTTTGTGATTGcataaaattggccaatccgatttCAAGATCTTTATACGATTCAtcgattttatttatttccaaattTAGATAGATATGGATGATATCTTGGATGGTGAATGTTATTCATTGcttgattttatttcaatttttatctaaaaaagaaaatcacaaaaagatgAGAATTTTAATTGGTaatattgcatattaggataagattgcatatttaatttgattgTATATAGTCTTTCTAAAAATTAATAGGAATAAGTTTAGACAACTCTttctagatagattgcattctagATTAGGAATTATCTAGTTAAGATAACGTTCCATTTTAATTTAGGATTCAGACTAGTTTAATACTCAAATTGACTTGGATGATATCTAGAACTAGGTAATTTATTTTGGttactttctaattttgaattttcatggaaatacacaaaaaaatatCACATGCATATTACGTAGCTTAGATGATGTCATATTATTATTCATCTACATGTTATATAGTTTGCATATTAGACTCATTCAATAAGAAATagcatgttgcatgtcattttagttaggcatttttgtatgtcattgcaatGCACTGCACGTAAATTAACATTAATTTAAATAAGTGAAGAcccaaaaaatttgattaattacgtgtgttaattagaaatcatatctatgaTTGCCAACGTGATTTTCTAACTAAcgttgcaaatgtttttgtagctTCGAGGTAAGTATTTCCTCCCTGTTCAATTTATTTAgattattgagtgttaaataaTGGTTCCATACCCGCCTaattacctcacatgttagtcACATGTTAGGCAGtaataaaattaatccaagctGCTTgataaatatatgttttttttaaataaataaaaaagagaaaaggtactAAAGTGACATtaaagaaatctagtgtaatcaaattctcaaacttATTTAATCTCCAGTTCGTAAAAGTGACGTAAACGTCCCATTACTATACTTAGATTTCTAATCGACCAATCGTATATATGTTAATGGCGACTCAtagataaaaatcatttgcaggTAAAGAACTTGAACTTTAAGTCGGAAATTGGTATAAGCTTAAGAGAGTccaagttaagtctaggctaaatgatccattagccaaatcctaagTGGTTCTAACCCTCTTCGAGATAAGGTTGTGACACCTACTGAGACTACTGATGAAGCTCTAGATAAATTCATTGGATGTTTGGAGAGGTGGGATAGCTAGAATCATCAAAATCTAACGTGGTTTTgaaacacttcaatttcatttattaggTTTGTTCACCTCAATATGGCAAAGGAAGCCTAAGATTCCTTGCCAACTAGTATTACACGTATCAGTTGTTAGGAAATATGCACTGCATGCATTAGGACACCGGTTAATTTGTTAATGATTGTTTATCCTCCACACATGCTTTAAGGGATCAACTATCCTAATCTGAGCCACAATGGGAAGCAAACTATGATGCTCACAAATTTGTTGAATATCGCGAGTGTATGTGTCACAGCCCGATGAATCGAGACGTCCTAGAGGTTTTCTAAATGAAGGCCCTGATTGATCCACGAGCGAGCAACCCTCAACCTATCTCCTGGAATTATAAGATTTTCTTGAGTATTCTGGAATACTCTTGAGGGGCGATATGGTAATTATACACTTCTATAATACATACGAGTAGGTAGTAGTTGGGGAGTTCTAGAGTGCGTTTGATAATGATTCCGTTCTCGAGAGTAAATTCtgatcataaataattttttttttattttgttcccgggaacaaattttaagcattttaaaccgtttgataactgtccaaaatttttcattttggaatagaattgtgtttggtatcgtactaattgattatgttccaaatcaatttcttttaattttcaataatttttatacttttttcctttttttctttttttctttttcttctattcttcttcttcttcgggccGATCGCAAGAACCGGCGATTGGCCGGACTAGGGCCGACGATCTCACCGGAGCATTGCTagccctcatcggccgagcTTCGCCGAcggttgggcaaggctcaacccGGCTCTCGCCGAGGCAAGGCAAGCCTTGTTTGGCCACCGGTAGGATTGGGCGAGCCTCACTggggcgaggcccgcctggccactGGCTAGGCTCGCCCAGCCTCACcgatggctgggcttgcctccaacaagctcgccggacctcgccctagcctggCGAGTCTTTGGCAAGCTCGCCAAACTAGTTATCGATGACCAACGAACGGCGGCAATGAGCGGTGGCAAATGAGGAGATAAAGGTTccaacttttttattcttttttttattctcggaacaagaatcaattttttttttaattcttgattttactccaaatctgtttccgggaacaaaatttttaccaaatgcgattctGTTCCCAAACTACTCTTGGGAACAAAGAAttagaatttggccctgtttgaatggttaccaaacCGGGCCTAATCTTCACTGTTAGAGTAAGAAGAGATCTACGATTACGGTTAGTCTTGTACTTATATATACAAgggcctcctcctccccctcatttgtattattttatttacAAGTAGAATACAAATCCAAAACTTCTCTCTGTAGATATCATTGTGAGTCAAGTGTAAATAAGATTGACTTGGGAGAAATCTTAAAATCGCATTGCTAGATTGATCGATCCGTGACATATGCATTTTGCGCAATTTCTAGTGGCACTTAATGAGAAGTTTGAACTGGTGTGATCTTCACTTCTACATTGAGATTTGTTATCATTTGAGGCAATGATATCGGAGTTGTTGACCGAAGAGATTTGAGCTCCTATTTTGAAGGAGCAACGCACTACTTTGTCCAATTCTACAGATGCGGTGCTTGTcgcttttgcttcttcctcaTCTTGAGAATGCTATTGTATGTACTATTGCCGACATGGTCATCTTGGATCCAATTGCCATTGATTGTAACCTAGGGACAAATAACCAATCTCAATATAGAAATCCACTTGCATGTGAATCCACCACTACTGCTACCATTGAGGATTCCCTCAGTAGCTCATTTGTTACTCTATAGAATTTTCGTTTGATTTTTTGAGAATCTAGCACTTCTAGCTCCTTAATACCATGCACTTTTACTCTATCTCTATCTGTCATTTCAAGTAATTTTGATTGATGGTTCTTTAATTCCACCTGTTGTAATCACATGACTTCTAACCCAATTTGTATCTGTCATTTCAAGTAATTTTGATTGATGGTTCTTTAATTCCACCTGTTGTAATCACATGACTTCTAACCCAATTTGTTTCAATCAAACGCATTCACTTCACAAGCACTTACTATTCATACCGATAACTCATAAATGATAGTTCGTCGAGTTTTAGGAATTAACTATGCTTTTTGAAAatcaagttttaggacttgattccACTTTTCGAGAGTTAAAGAACTCAATTAGACTTTTGTggcaagttttagaatttgattatattttttgaaaatttttaggattcaattgtattttcatgataagttttaggtcttgattttattttttgaaaattttatgattcaattacactttcacaACACGTTTTATGACTTCTACTGTGCTTATCCTTTTAGTTTATATCATAACACCGGTTACATGCTTGGGCAATTATTGCCGGTATTGGAAAAACTATGGTTTTATCTCAAATTGGCAAATGATTATAGCAAGTTGAGaagatttattattttcttgtggGATTTATAATTCTGTAAGTTTTTCGCAGGAGTCAATGCTTAACTTTCTTTTGCCTTGTTTTGAGGAATTTATACATGATACATACCATTGATTTGGGGAAGTGAGGTGGACATTCTTGCCCAATTTTACATGTAGTCAGCAAGAGATGGGCAACATTCTAACAagtatttatttccttttggcCTAATGGTGAATCCTTGAGATTCCCCCGTAATTTGGTGCTCGAAATGTGGTTGTCAGTCCTTACATTtgtcaataaattaagatacaaAGACCCTTgttatttaatagaaattggCATGGCATTATACGGACCAAACATATACTAAGGTGACATAAATGATTTCAATCCcttttcaaacaaagaaatgaaCTTCTCCATGCAAACTGTAGTCAATGCCAACCCGACCTCCACACCACCATCTCCATCCCTACTCTCTGTGAGAGAGATTGACCTTGATGCATCAATGTGCACCACGTGGCTCTTCCTTAGCCTCCCCCATGCGAAGTCCGTGTCGTACACCTTGTGTCTCGGTGACCCAGCCACGGACACTACATCCCCGTCTTTAATCATATTAAAGTTCCTTATCCATCCCTCCATCCCTCTTAATGCTCCACCTGTCCCTATTTCCTTGACTCTTCTCCCTATAGTCCTTGTGGCATGCAAAATTCCACTTTTTCCCAACAGCGTATTTCTCTTCTCTGAGAGATAACATGCGACCAGGCAGTTCCCGAAGTATGTCAAGGGTATCGAGTATTTGAGTCGGTCTCTACAATCCGCAACAAAGACGAAATGACAAAATTCATCATTACCCCTTTCCGGCGATGATTGGTCACGACACTGGTGTTCTTCGTCTCTTGATTTGACGATGCATACCCATATGAATGCACACGTTACCACGAACGTGGACAAGTGGATTGGATCCGACTCCGAGTCAAGGCCGTCGTTCTTGAGTTGGCTTAAGATTTGTGCTTTTAGCCTGTCGATGTGAGCTTTTTGAAGGATAAACATTGCTCTTACCTTGTTCGCAACAATGTGAAGAATCGGGCTCGGGCTTGGGCTCGGGCTGGGGCTCAGGCTCGAGCTTGGGCCAACGCAACTCCAGCAATCTTTCAAGAGTATGGGCTCGAGCCCATTCAAGTCTTTGATCACTCCTCGATCGTGAAAAGGACTCAAGTCGTCTGACTCAATGCAAGTGGGGTCCCCTCCGGACCTATGAATGGACGCCCACGATTTCATGAAGTGAGTGAAGGACCTCCCATCTGCTACCACATGGAGGAATTGGACCCCAATGCAAATGCCCTTATTTCGGAACAGAGTTACCTAAATCATTAGCCAACAAAACGACGATAAGTTTCtagttcaatttttatttatacaaCTAGTATTTTGAGTTGGACGTATATTTATCAGCCTTGCATATTGATTACACATAATCAAAGAAGATAGTACAttgaaaatcacaaaattcGTTTTATAAGAACGTTGAACAAGTGCCCCAAAGGAATATGTTCATGAAATCTTTATCATAATCCCACCGATCCTCCTGAACACATCACTTGTTCTCAACTTCTTATTTAACAGTTTCATCTCTAAGTATCATTTCAACCGAAAAGCTCAAATATGAGAATGCGTTTTAATGTTAGTTTGTGTATATCAACACAATGCCTAATCTATTTCTAAACAATGAGATCCTATGTAAACCTTGgactcttttcatttttttttttatatctttgtAAATGTTGCAAAAACTTAAGTCACTCTTGAATCCAATATCTACCTTTTATTTATGTCTATATGATATAACTTTCTCGCTTGTATTCTATTTTTGTTGTCGGACTCCCAAATTGCATagtataattaccaaaaatgtcaaaaacctattacaattgtgcaaattcaatactaaatgtttgtgttttttttttccaattcaattattaaatattttacatttgtgTTAATTTGGtccatccagctaattttgacTACTCGGCACTGACGTGTATGCTAGCCATCTAATTGACCATGACGTAGATAATTGTtaataatgttttaattttttcaagttgtttatttctttttgtccgCCCCTATTGACCTTGCCTGTCACTAGTGAGGGCAATCTTCCAACCTCTAtcaaggttgagcctcacctcccctctggaggaaggaggaggacaaaaaagaataaaattaattaaaattttgaaaaaaaatattacgaaaaaattatccacatcagcaTGTTGGTTGGACAGTCGATGCCCATCAGTGTTCATGTTAACACCGCCCTTCCAAAATTGGCCATatagactaaattaacataattacaataaatttatggtctttttggtaattcttctCAAATTGCACTAACTTTGTGTTGCAACAAGAAAACATATGTTGTTGCCAAATGAGCTCAAGTTATAGCATAGCATATTATTATACTGAATTCGTAAATATTCCAAACAGACCTTTCGAAAAGAAGCATCGATCAGCTCAAAAAATGTTGATACTAAAACCAAATAATGAGAATTAAAGCTAGTAGAAAGGAACACGATCACGGAAGAGCCAGACCATCGACAACTGACCTGAATCGCCATAAGGGGCCCCACACGTGCGCCATCGGATGCACGCGGCGGTGGGAGCTGAGGCACCAGAGGGTGTATTAGCGTGGCGTCATGCGGCTCATTGCTAAAGAGGTCAGTGAAGTCGGCGGCAGACTCGGCGACAGTCAAGGAGAGGGAGTCGCCGTCAGAGTAGAGGATGTAGGGCTTCTGGGGCGGCGCCAGGGGGAGGACGAGGCTGCTGGCAAAGGGGAAGAAGCGGcagagacagagggagagagagcggacCAGGAGCGGGAGGGTGGTCTGAGTGAAGGATTCAGGGGATTGAGGGAAGTCGTAGAAGAAGAGGCGTCGCATGGGGGAGAAGAGAAGCCACGGGATGTCAAAGAAGGTGAGAGGGAGAGTGGTCGTCGGGACTGAGTTCGCGGGCGGCGAGATGTCGTAACGGTGGAGGATCTTGATCTTCATCATCTCGTCCGTTGGTGGAGGAATTTTTCTTGTGGCGAGTAAGCTATAAAAGAGAGGCTGATAATGCAGACGCACTCCAGTACATAAGATGGATGAAGAATTGAGTTGCATCTGAAAATGAGGGGCTTTCAATCACACGAAAGCTTGGCCTGTCACAACAACTCGTGTTCCTCGTGTGCAAGGCAAAGAAACttgattgatggattttttttttttttttggtaaagcttgattgatggattttgatcgttttaatctcaccaaattaacattattattttttgttaaccccaatattaaaaagaaattaacaatCTTTTGACTACTGTGAGAATAATAACTTATTATAAGTCACAAATTCTCAACAGAGTAGATATcgcaataatttataatttattatcgattttgaaattcaaaatagattgTTTTTCTCTCATTAGATTAAAAACCATCATACAATCATTTCTCCATTAAAAGCTATAGTTACATCAACCAAATATGTCCTccgaaaaaaatggaaattgattTACCTCTTTTACAATTTCAAccatactttattttttttttgtgcatttgGTTTTAGACATTTTCAAATGCTATTTTTGAATTCTTGCATGGTAGATATACTTGACTTATGGATTATGTTGGTTTAATCTCACAACCTTTACATTCATTTTTCAAGATGTCAACATATAAAAAACGATTAGTTATTTCCACAAACTTTCCTATTACAGTTATCTAGTTCATATTATGAAATTGGGTACGTGCTTAGGCCACTAAGGCCCGAATTCACTACAAGTGTCAatattttgacacttaagtggtCAATTGAAAGTTATAATACTCAAGTAAATGGTTTTTAAACgttatgacatttaagtgattgaaaaaataaagtaacttatcttaccaaaaaaaaaaaaaaaaaaaaagtaacttagCGTTCTTGTGCTGAAGATGAATGGACCTAAGCGCTCTGCTAGTTTATATGAGAAAATGTCATATCCTTAGTATTTTTAAAggttatattttaaatttggcaatgaatttgattcaaaatcatttaattttggtaattaattaatattaattgatttttttcgtCCAAATACCTTTTGTTTAAATCTTTATTTTGCACTAAATATGTTTGATAGACATCTCCTGAATTAGCTTCGTGACCGGTAGCGAATACTCTCCAAAAGAGGGGAGCTATGAAATTATACTAAAATAAGGTTCATATATAAGCCACGACACCTGCAGTAGcttaatttttcttaagttTACGGCAGTACCTGTGCTCATTCTTTTCACGAACAAGGTGGGgccacttttctctttttattcttgCATAATTA
The sequence above is drawn from the Eucalyptus grandis isolate ANBG69807.140 chromosome 11, ASM1654582v1, whole genome shotgun sequence genome and encodes:
- the LOC104424840 gene encoding coumaroyl-CoA:anthocyanidin 3-O-glucoside-6''-O-coumaroyltransferase 1: MQLNSSSILCTGVRLHYQPLFYSLLATRKIPPPTDEMMKIKILHRYDISPPANSVPTTTLPLTFFDIPWLLFSPMRRLFFYDFPQSPESFTQTTLPLLVRSLSLCLCRFFPFASSLVLPLAPPQKPYILYSDGDSLSLTVAESAADFTDLFSNEPHDATLIHPLVPQLPPPRASDGARVGPLMAIQVTLFRNKGICIGVQFLHVVADGRSFTHFMKSWASIHRSGGDPTCIESDDLSPFHDRGVIKDLNGLEPILLKDCWSCVGPSSSLSPSPSPSPSPILHIVANKVRAMFILQKAHIDRLKAQILSQLKNDGLDSESDPIHLSTFVVTCAFIWVCIVKSRDEEHQCRDQSSPERGNDEFCHFVFVADCRDRLKYSIPLTYFGNCLVACYLSEKRNTLLGKSGILHATRTIGRRVKEIGTGGALRGMEGWIRNFNMIKDGDVVSVAGSPRHKVYDTDFAWGRLRKSHVVHIDASRSISLTESRDGDGGVEVGLALTTVCMEKFISLFEKGLKSFMSP